The sequence TAAGATGATCGAGCCGAAATCGGAACAGGTTGATTCTGGAATGCCGGATATTGTTGTGATGCCAACTACTGATAGTGAAGACATGGATGCTTCTGATGATGACGATATGGTTGATTCTGCAGTTGAGGGCGCTTGCGGACCAAATGAGGAACTGGAAGCAATGGATAATGTGCTGGCGGCTTCTCAGATTGTCATGACGAATTTGcttaatgttgaaaattacatGACGGACGATGGAGGAATTAGTGATAATCATACCGATGTGGAAGATCTggaataatttgatttcgaatttAGATAAGGATTCGATATCTTCAGGTTAAAAGAACCTCTGGCTGGGTGTTGGTCCTGATGTTACAATGCTGATTGCTGATAGTAAAGATATGGATGTTTCTAATGTTGATGAGCCGTTGATGCTTCCGGACCAAGAGAGGAATTGGAAGAGATGGATCATGTTCTGGTGGCTTCTCAGATTgtcataattaatttgaataatgtttCCAAGGACATCAAGGACGATGGATTAATTAGTGATAATCATACCGATGTGGAAGAATTGGactaatttgatttcaaatttagatCAGGATTTTTCGATACAAGTTTGGAAAACCTCTATCGGGCTGTAGGTCTAAATGAACAGTTTGGGCTTGGTTGTCTAAACTAACCATAGTTATTTTAAATGACCATGGTTTGTTTACACCACCATGGTTAGCTCAATTGACCAATTTTCTTTGCTTCTCGAGTTGGCATCTCGTTTTTAATACATACAGTCGTTGGAATCCTTGACTTCAGGAAGTTTAGGGAATTAAAGTGAATTACAAGTAATTGTAAATTATGGTTTCTTGAACAACCGCTGATCATTTCAGACCTACACTCCGcgagagattattttaaaatgaaggtATAGTACTAAATGAGAGAAACTGATTCGCGTTTGCTTTGAACGTACTAAGTTatggtataattaaaaaatacaaaatttaaaaataagtggaaAGTTGTTTAAGAAAGGTGTTGAATTTTCCTTTTGCACCTTGCATTATTAAACTGCACCTTCGATGTTAGGCTAGAAACCTCTCCAACtattagaaagaaaaatgatcattttgtttaaaaaaatataattttaacggCAGAATACCTTGTCTAATCAATATTGggcatcaaatatttaaatgaggAAAAGACtaacgaaatttaaaacattttaggctCTGATACATGGGATAATTCGATTCGTCCACATTGAAAGGATATTTCGTTTTGGGAAAATAAGCGGCTTCACTGAGATGTACATTTTTAGTATCCATACTTTGAGATGAAGCCTTATAATTTGGACAAGTGAAATTGTAGCATATTTGTCTAGTTCAgtaattttagttttctttttagaAAGCAATGTTATGTCAGGTTACCTtaataactgaatattttttatcagacaaaaatttcgaaaaacacattatttttgaagaatgcGGAAGAATATTGAGAATCAAAAGGTGTCACATTAatgtacaataattaataataacatattttatgtGCTGTTCCTTGCAGACGCAACTGCCGTCCTCAACGTTATCATAGACAGCAATATGGGATATTGAATCAAATCCGTTAACTTTATAAAGTCTTACAGTGAAATCGAAACATttactatttgtttattgatGGATTATTATAATatctaaaatataaaagttgcGTGCAAAAGTGTTTACCGAGGTTGAAAAGTTAAGGAGTTAAAATCTTCGCTGAAGCGTGCTTagagtttgaaaattgtaaaaaaatgtattgaactattagttataataaaaaataatataagtatgGTTCTTGGTTGTTCTAGATGAAGCTACTAACCACGAATCCCTTAAAAAAGCGGCTTATTCCCTAGAATCCGTAGATGCTAGTTATCCCAATAAAGTAAGTGACCAGGAAGAAGAGACACTTTTAGAAAAGCAAACTTATTCGGAAAAGCGAAAATTCTGGGAGGATATTACAAGAAACCGAGATAGTTATCAACGTTCAGAATCTGAGGTTTCAAGAACCTCACAGCTAACCTTCAATGAGAGTGATAGCGAATATATTCCAAATGTAGTTTCAGAAGAAGACACCGCTGCTATTTCTGGAAGATCGGAGACCATGGAGGATATGAATATTCCAGACATTTCGGAATGTTCTGTCGCAGAAAAGGCACACTACTTCGAGGAACAAATTCAAAAGGAATTAACTACAAAAATTCCATTGAGATCTCAGGAATCCTTACAAGAAAAGGACAGGAGCAAAGTTCCAGGTAAAAGTGctgatttcaaattagaaaagatGGACCTAAAATTggatttgaaattagaaaaaattcatgtGGATCatataaactttgaacaaaaagttaatttaagtaAGACACAAGAAAAGGAAATTCAGAAGGAAAAAGAAGTTCAGCATGAGAAAGACATTCAACAGGAGAAAGATGTTCAACGGGAGAAATACGTTCAGCAGGCGAAAGAAGTTCAGCAGACAAAAGACGTTCAACAGGAGAAAGCCATGCAGCAGGTAAAAGATGTCAAACAGGAGAAAGACGTTCAGCAGGAAAAAGACGATAAAAAGGAGAAAGACATTCAGCGTGTAAAAAACGTTCAACAGGCAAAAGACTTTCAGCAAGAAAAAGAGTTAAAGCAGGAGAATGACGTTCAAAGAGTGAAAGTAATTCAAAAGGAGAGCGACATTCAGCATGAGAAAGACGTTCATCGGGTGAAAGACGTTCAACAGGAGAAATGCATTCAACAGGAGAAAGACGTTCAGCAGGAGAAATATGCTCAGCAGGAGAAATATGTTCAGCAGGCAAATGAAGTTCTGCAGGCAAAAGACATTCAACAGGCAAAAGACGTTAAAAAGGAGAAAGACATTCAGCAGGAAAAAGACTTTCAGCAGGCAAAAGACGTTCAGCAGGAAAAATACGTTCAAAAGGAGAAAGACATTCAACAGGAGAAAGATTTTCAGCAGGAGAAAAACGTTCAGCAGGAAAAAGACGTTCAAAAGGAGAAAGACATTCAACAGGAGAAAGATTTTCAGCAGGAGAAAAACGTTCAGCAGGAACAATTCTTTCAGCAGGTGAAAGCCATTCAACAGGAGAATGATATTCAACAGGAGAAATACGTTCTGCAGGAGAAAGACGTTCAGCAAGTGAAAAACATTCAACGCGAGAAAGACATTCAACATGAGAAAGCCGTTCAACTGGAGAAAGACATTCAACGAGAGAAAGACCTTCAACAAGAAAAATACGTTCAAAAGGAGAGAGAtattcaacagaaaaaagaagTTCAACAGGAGACAGACGTTCAGCTAGAGAAAGACATTGAACAAGAGAAATATGTTAAGCAGGAGAAAGACGTTCAGCAGGAAAAAGTTGTTCAGCAGGAGAAAGACTTTCCAAACGAGAAAGACATCCAACAGGGGAATGACTTCCAGCAGGCGAAAGACGTTCAGCAGGCGGCGAAATACGTTCAACAGGACAAAGACtttcagaaaaagaaagaaaaagaagaaattctttctaaatttgataaacaaGGAACATCTCAAATTGAAGGTCAAAAAGAAcgtgaagaaaatttaaacaaaaaagtacagCAGGAAGAAATTGCTAAGAAGGAAGAACTGTCAGAAGTACTGAGGAAAGAAGGCAGTTTGAAGTCAGTTGAAAAAGAAGTTCTTGACTTTAAGGAGTCCAAAATTCCCATTAGGATGTCGAGTCACGAAGGTAAGAAGAAAGAGgagatttttaaaactgaaggtgAAAATTTAGTTGAGGAGAAAGTTGAGAAAGAATCAAAATCAATTCCTGAAACAAGTGAAATAAAGAAGATTGAGAAGGATGTGAAAGGACAGAAATCATTTGAACAAGATTTTCCTCTAGTACAAGAAGATATTACAACGTTACTGGAAACGAAATCGATAAAGAAACAGGAAAATGAATTCAagcaaattaaaaaggaatttgaGTCAAGAATTCCGGTTTCAATGTTCAAAGAGAAAGAAAAGTCTCCTAAAGAAGATAATACTATACCTTTAAAAAGTTCTACATCTGAAGTGAAAAGTCCAGAAAAAGCAGTCGAGCCTGAGAAGAAGAAAGACTTTGAGTCCCGAATTCCAAAACGAGTtcaagaaaagaaagaagaagtAAAAGATTATGTTCGCCAGGAGCAAAAAACAAGGGAAGAAGTCACGACATCAAAGAGGAAAAGTGAAACTCAAACTTTCTCGACAACTTTCACGGGTCATCCTCAAGATGCAATCAAGATGTTCGAAGAGATGAGTACCTCGACAATTGGGCCAGCTATAACATCAAGAATTGATCATGAGGCTTCAACCACGCGAGAGAAGAAGGAAACTAAATTTTCAGAGATTTCCAAAGGTGGTGATAAATTCCTGATGGAGGAAGAGACGGAACACGTCGAGAAGAAAGACATTTCAGAGTCAATTATCAAGAAACAATCCCCGGATGAAATGATAGAAGAAAGAGAATGCAAAATCAAAGAGTTTGACAAGACAGCTCTGCAGAAAATTTCGATAAGTGCCACTGCTGAAAAACAAGTTATAGATGCTTTAGCTTCTCAAGCTACAATCCAAAGCAAAGACACCCAGAAGACCAGATTGTTTGAAGATAAAGATAAGATAATAACGGAGACGGAGGGTGTCAATAAACTTAAACAAAGTAATGTCGATGTAGGCATGAAGATTGAGAGAGATTTGCTTTATTCAAAGGAAGACATTGTTCAAGTAAGTGCTgatgaaaatttccgaaaagaaGAATCAAAATCTTTTGATGCCAATTGCATTTTGAAAGATGTGACTCCTTCACCTGATCCACCAGTTACAGAACTTGAAGCAAGAAACATTGCAGAGAGCCTTATTCAGTCGATagaaaatgagataaaaaaaagatcaatttcatctGATAGTTTAAAGAAGGATCTCGAAGATCGGGAAGTCATCGAAAGTGAAGGTTCTGATGACCAAATGGCCGATGATTTGACGAAAAAGTTTGAAGACATCATGCGAAAATCGATTGCTAAAGAAGAACTCGAGGATCCTTCAATTCAGGAAGCAATCCTAGAGAAGGACTATAATGATAGTGTAAGTGTCAGCGAGGATATGACGAAAGACGAAGACTCATATCCTCAAGATAAAGAAGGTCTATCGTCATCTCGTTTCCATGTGACTATAAGTTCGAATAGCATCTCAGATCACATTGATTTAGAAGATCTGGAAGCAAATCTAGAGGGTGAGCTATCCAGGTCACGAAAGCAATCAGAGTCTGATAAACCAGCAGTGGTTTTCGAATTAGAGACAAAGAACGAAAAAGAACCGGTTCATTCTGAAACTTCTGGGGCAAGAGTTTTGGAGATTCTTGAACCTGAGTACGAAACCCAGTCAAGGCAAGATTCGATGGACATATCTTCATTGGAAGTAGACGATTTCAGAATTTCGGAACTAAAAGATATGAAGGGTATACAAGATTTGGAAGACATAGAAGACTTGGAGTATATGCAAGACATGGAAGATAAAGATAATGCTCCCTCATTGCATGAAAGTGCAGCCGTCCATTCTTTAGAAAGAATTGCTCAGGAAGAGGATCGAGACATAACAATGAGTCCCAGTACAGTATCAGAAGAAACGAATATAGACTTCTCCCTACCTTCTGAGCTTCCGCCCATCAGATCTTACACAGAAGGTGGTATGATGTCGAGAAAAGGAGACAGTTTTGAAATCCACAGTCCTCCAATGATCTCCCCGAGATCAAAAGTGAAGGACCTCGAAATTAAACCCATTAACTGGATGATTGGggacgaaaaaattgaaatttctgagACTCTACAGCCATCGCAGGCATTTGATAAAGAATTAGAAGAGTATCAGTCTGCGATCAACCAAAGTATGACAATGTCTCAGACGGATGAACAAATGGAATTCGTACCAGAATCTCGAATGGAGACTAAGGAGTTGTTCGCTAAAACCACTAAATCTACTAATGAACCTGTGATCATTAAATCGAAATTTACAGTCACTAAAGTCAGTGATCAAGATTTAGAAAgggatttagttgaaaataaacttgaaGCTAGTTGTCAAAAACTGATCGCTACTCTAGAAAGAGAACGTAAAGCTACAACTCCTGTAGatgattttttggatgaaatgtcaaaaactgaaaaacttGAAGTCCTAGATTTTTCACATAGCATGAAACAATCAGGATTGAAGGATGATTTATCGAAAGCAGAATTATTTGAGGAACAAGTGGAAAAATCTAAAGAGCCCTCAAAAACTCATCAGCCAAAAGGCGAAGTAAAATCAAAAGGAAAAGATGAGTTCAGTAAGGGTAGATCTTTTGCTGAAGATAATAAGAGGGTCTCGGAGAGAGGAGACAAACCATCACACCCTGACCACAgtgccttgaaaattaaaaaagaggatcTGCAGAACGTTGGTTTAAGTGCTCGTTATGCCATAACAGTTTTGGATCAAGTTGTGAAGAAGGAAATAGCAGAAGTCAAAGAATCTCTAGAAGCTGCCAAGCAAGATTTAATAGAAGAGTTGAGTGAAAACAGTGAATCTGTTTTTCAGATAAAAGATTCTCCTTCAGAGTTTCAGTTTAAGATCCAACCTGAGTCAATACCAAATGAACTTCCATTTTTGTACAAGACTCCGTCTTCAGAAAAAGGCTCCGACCAGGATTCGACTCCAGCTTCCGGATCGCCAATCATCAAACCGAGGAGGAAAAATACAGTGAAGGACGATGATTctgaaacatttgataaaaaagatcTGTCTCCGAAAAGTGAAGAAACTTCGTGGGATTTTAGGGACGATAAACCTACACCTGAAAAATCATCAACTGATTTTATCGAAACTAATCAACCTAGATCTGAAGTTCCCGTCCATAGAGATGCTAGTTTTGAAGAAACTTATTCTAGCTCACCAATTCCAGCGAGTAGATCGAGTTCAGAAGTAGATAAAATTGATAGTTGCTCACTCCAGCCACAGCCTGCGCCAAGACGAAGACAAAAACCTGCAAGagtatcgaaaaaaataatttcggaaaGTGAACCTGACAGCTCTGGGGAAAGTAACTATCAGTCTTGTGATTATGAAATTGGAAGTGGTAGCAGACCGAGCTCTTCTGATTTTGAGGTACTCCAGTCAGCTTTATCAGGAACCTCTTCTTATGAGACCGCTCTGATGTCCTTGCAGCATTCTTCTTCCCATGCAACATCTCAATATCAAACAGCTCCAAGCACTATGAGCTCGCGAGATTCGATAAAGTCTCTTAACTCATTAAGCTCGGGACACCTGGGAAGTATAGACACGAGTGAGTTGTCGGAGACTCTAATTGCCACTGAGACAGAAAGTGATGACAAGGATGTGATAGACGATAATCTGGAAATTGCTCTCGATGAAGATCCGTTGATTATAACTGAGTTGCGCATTTTGGATACAACACCTGAAACTGAGAGTGACGTTCCCTGTAGAATGAAAAGGTCTTCTGAGATGATATTCCCACAAATGTCTGAAGAAGCTCTTTCTGTGGAAGGGAAACCGTCTGAAGAAGTAATAGAGGATAGTATGGATAAAGAAACACATGAAAGTACAGAAGAGATAATTGATCaagtaataaatgaatatttagaaCAAAGAGATGATGAAATAGACGAAAGAATAAAGCAAGGGAATGATAATATGATGAAAGAAGAGATCCAATTTTCTGACTCATCAACATCAACCACAGAAGTACAGCCCGGAATTGTTGAGTCTGTCGATATAATGACTGCTCGAATAGATGAAGATGGTATCCAAAGTGTTTCTACTCAGGTTATTTCAAGAGAAGCTGTTGTTAAGGAATTTGATGACCAATCATTTGAGCCAGATTCCTTGGATCGAAGACTGAGCCTTACAGGTCCAGATGAAGAAAATCTTGATTCTCTGCAAACAAGAACTTGGCTTCAGCAAGCGAGCATGTCGACTTCCTCTACATCTGGCTTGTCAGTTGAAACAGTCGTCGAAAAAGACTTGCAGGATAGAAATTCTCCAGATAGTGATTCCTTTGAACTGGTGGATAAGCCAGATATCATAGATGACTTTGTGGTAGTTGAAGAAGTCGCGAGGGAAGCTGAGGAGTTTGACTCTGAAGGCAAGAGCATACGAATCAGCTCGATGACAATGGTTAAGAATTTTGACAGGGATGTGGAAAATCTGATAACAGAGAAAGTTGAAGAACCAAAGGAAGGTTCAAGCGATTTGTTCGAGTTCGAGTCAGAAGAAAGTCCTCCCCAAGCTTCTAATGATGAGCAGTATTCTCAGTCTTACTCTGACGAGGAACAATACGAAGGGGGGAAAAAGTGGATTGAAATGCAGTTTCAGAGCGATGCTAGATTGTATGATATTGAGTATGAACGAGGACCTTTGGAAGACATTAAAGAAGAAGAAATCACTGACTTTGAAGGAAGTAGGTTCGGTAGCATTGGTAGTCATAAAGAATCAATTGGTAGTGTTGGAAGCATGAGAGGCAGTTTTGGAAGCACTCCTGACTACGATACGTTGATTGGGAGAAAATATTTCACCAAGCCTGATCATGACAATATCTCCTTAAGTTCACTTCAGGAATTCGAGCATTTGGAAAATGTGATTTTAGAGGGATCTAAGAAATTCAGCAGTTCCCAAGATTCTGGAACTAATGGGAGTCTCCCAAGAAGATATGGAAGATCAAGTCATGGTGATGATGTATCTTTGTCATCA is a genomic window of Belonocnema kinseyi isolate 2016_QV_RU_SX_M_011 chromosome 8, B_treatae_v1, whole genome shotgun sequence containing:
- the LOC117178749 gene encoding ankyrin-2-like isoform X3, translating into MTTEADFPPIIRLKTDDTTAFLRAARSGNLEKVIEFLDTDLDINTANSNDLNALHLASKDGHVEIVTELLKRGAKVDAATKKGNTALHIASLAGQSEIVSILVEYGAQVNIQSQNGFTPLYMGAQENHDHVVKILLNNGANQSLATEDGFTPLAVAMQQGHDKVVSVLLENDSKGKVRLPALHIAAKKDDCKAADLLLQNDHKPDVTSKSGFTPLHIAAHYGNEEIARLLIKRGADVNYQAKFLISPLHVAAKWGKNNMVKVLLESGAIIDAKTKDGLTPLHCAARSGHEEVVSTLLENSAPISARSKNGLAPLHMASQGDHVDAARVLLYHRAPVDEVTIDYLTSLHVAAHCGHVRVAKLLLDRKADPNARALNGFTPLHIACKKNRIKVVELLLKHGASIESTTESGLTPLHVASFMGCMNIVIFLLQHEANPDIPTVRGETPLHLAARANQTDIIRILLRNGAKVDARAREQQTPLHIASRLGNVDIVMLLLQHGAAVDTTTKDMYTALHIAAKEGQDEVAAILIDNKASITATTKNGFTPLHIAAKYGNINVTKILMQKDSKLDAQGKNKITPLHLACHYDHPNVAQLLLEKGASTQLSSQNGHTPLHIAARKNQMDTASILLEHGAKANVESKAGFTPLHLSAQKGHYDMTNLLIEHGADPNHKAKNGLTALHLCAQEDFIRVASILVKNGGNIENQTQTGYRPIHVAAHFGNLSMIRFLLKHNAEIDVRNNQMYTPLHQAAQQGHAHVVSALIEGNASHRARTNDGLTALNIAQKLGYISVMEVLKGLSYDGVTPDNKNWEEKYKVIAPESLQETSLMSDSDDEGGSDALISEQPYRYLTADLMKSLRDDSLPIDVTRDDPVHRPVTKEEKQQFVQSNNYCMAENFDSNDNMNLGRLHFRSFLVSFLVDARGGTMKGCRHSGIRIIVPPRRAAMPIRVTCRLVKPNKVVNPPPLMEGEALAARIVEMGPVGASFLGPVLIDIPNFAAIRGKDREIIILRSENGENWKEHENSVDNDDTLLNTPYDSQMSALHSGRITRIITTNFPQYFAIVTRIKQEVHVIGSEGGILISSVANHVQAVFPPGALTKKIIVGLQAHVIPAELTAKLLGNSVAVSPVVTVEPRRRKFHKPITLTIPVPQAANKGMINQYGGETPSLRLLCSIAGGTSEAQWEDVTGSTPLTFMNDRVSFTTTVSARFWLMDYRNVCEVPRMATELYKESLYVPFITNFVIYSKRFDLIEATLRILCMTDGKDGLHTLEKQEEFLELVKSRDVEALDSKDLYIEFSGNLVPVTKSGVQLKFTFKSFRQNRISFHVKVKDPTLDPVARMLFMREPKVAKGEAPQQPVCVLNIVLPETISNAVIKKKSPDFEDSNKISHSMDFLKSKYIPDHNEKCDLPKSTSPSEKKFITDTLQKEQTDEATNHESLKKAAYSLESVDASYPNKVSDQEEETLLEKQTYSEKRKFWEDITRNRDSYQRSESEVSRTSQLTFNESDSEYIPNVVSEEDTAAISGRSETMEDMNIPDISECSVAEKAHYFEEQIQKELTTKIPLRSQESLQEKDRSKVPGKSADFKLEKMDLKLDLKLEKIHVDHINFEQKVNLSKTQEKEIQKEKEVQHEKDIQQEKDVQREKYVQQAKEVQQTKDVQQEKAMQQVKDVKQEKDVQQEKDDKKEKDIQRVKNVQQAKDFQQEKELKQENDVQRVKVIQKESDIQHEKDVHRVKDVQQEKCIQQEKDVQQEKYAQQEKYVQQANEVLQAKDIQQAKDVKKEKDIQQEKDFQQAKDVQQEKYVQKEKDIQQEKDFQQEKNVQQEKDVQKEKDIQQEKDFQQEKNVQQEQFFQQVKAIQQENDIQQEKYVLQEKDVQQVKNIQREKDIQHEKAVQLEKDIQREKDLQQEKYVQKERDIQQKKEVQQETDVQLEKDIEQEKYVKQEKDVQQEKVVQQEKDFPNEKDIQQGNDFQQAKDVQQAAKYVQQDKDFQKKKEKEEILSKFDKQGTSQIEGQKEREENLNKKVQQEEIAKKEELSEVLRKEGSLKSVEKEVLDFKESKIPIRMSSHEGKKKEEIFKTEGENLVEEKVEKESKSIPETSEIKKIEKDVKGQKSFEQDFPLVQEDITTLLETKSIKKQENEFKQIKKEFESRIPVSMFKEKEKSPKEDNTIPLKSSTSEVKSPEKAVEPEKKKDFESRIPKRVQEKKEEVKDYVRQEQKTREEVTTSKRKSETQTFSTTFTGHPQDAIKMFEEMSTSTIGPAITSRIDHEASTTREKKETKFSEISKGGDKFLMEEETEHVEKKDISESIIKKQSPDEMIEERECKIKEFDKTALQKISISATAEKQVIDALASQATIQSKDTQKTRLFEDKDKIITETEGVNKLKQSNVDVGMKIERDLLYSKEDIVQVSADENFRKEESKSFDANCILKDVTPSPDPPVTELEARNIAESLIQSIENEIKKRSISSDSLKKDLEDREVIESEGSDDQMADDLTKKFEDIMRKSIAKEELEDPSIQEAILEKDYNDSVSVSEDMTKDEDSYPQDKEGLSSSRFHVTISSNSISDHIDLEDLEANLEGELSRSRKQSESDKPAVVFELETKNEKEPVHSETSGARVLEILEPEYETQSRQDSMDISSLEVDDFRISELKDMKGIQDLEDIEDLEYMQDMEDKDNAPSLHESAAVHSLERIAQEEDRDITMSPSTVSEETNIDFSLPSELPPIRSYTEGGMMSRKGDSFEIHSPPMISPRSKVKDLEIKPINWMIGDEKIEISETLQPSQAFDKELEEYQSAINQSMTMSQTDEQMEFVPESRMETKELFAKTTKSTNEPVIIKSKFTVTKVSDQDLERDLVENKLEASCQKLIATLERERKATTPVDDFLDEMSKTEKLEVLDFSHSMKQSGLKDDLSKAELFEEQVEKSKEPSKTHQPKGEVKSKGKDEFSKGRSFAEDNKRVSERGDKPSHPDHSALKIKKEDLQNVGLSARYAITVLDQVVKKEIAEVKESLEAAKQDLIEELSENSESVFQIKDSPSEFQFKIQPESIPNELPFLYKTPSSEKGSDQDSTPASGSPIIKPRRKNTVKDDDSETFDKKDLSPKSEETSWDFRDDKPTPEKSSTDFIETNQPRSEVPVHRDASFEETYSSSPIPASRSSSEVDKIDSCSLQPQPAPRRRQKPARVSKKIISESEPDSSGESNYQSCDYEIGSGSRPSSSDFEVLQSALSGTSSYETALMSLQHSSSHATSQYQTAPSTMSSRDSIKSLNSLSSGHLGSIDTSELSETLIATETESDDKDVIDDNLEIALDEDPLIITELRILDTTPETESDVPCRMKRSSEMIFPQMSEEALSVEGKPSEEVIEDSMDKETHESTEEIIDQVINEYLEQRDDEIDERIKQGNDNMMKEEIQFSDSSTSTTEVQPGIVESVDIMTARIDEDGIQSVSTQVISREAVVKEFDDQSFEPDSLDRRLSLTGPDEENLDSLQTRTWLQQASMSTSSTSGLSVETVVEKDLQDRNSPDSDSFELVDKPDIIDDFVVVEEVAREAEEFDSEGKSIRISSMTMVKNFDRDVENLITEKVEEPKEGSSDLFEFESEESPPQASNDEQYSQSYSDEEQYEGGKKWIEMQFQSDARLYDIEYERGPLEDIKEEEITDFEGSRFGSIGSHKESIGSVGSMRGSFGSTPDYDTLIGRKYFTKPDHDNISLSSLQEFEHLENVILEGSKKFSSSQDSGTNGSLPRRYGRSSHGDDVSLSSLKDFEGLEKACTETHLMELRAREEEDLLDHESPENKFRLESLAKAKADMSAAGSINQSTSGSDDYEKRIKEIDEIIRIAQANVEKLERQDDTTEDISQIEAEKVAEVPADVVEASKEANVMETSTDSLELEDNAEKKYNLMCRSSDSLELKTTLDFPSLSSDSLNMVKDSRDVLVDVGDRYHADRRISLDSLEIPAHELLESEKQLKPSDSNSNRPSESAIDNSSRQASLKSSTEKTKSTSASGT